In one window of Leptospira sp. WS92.C1 DNA:
- a CDS encoding CopG family transcriptional regulator, whose product MAKVDKRFQLLMTEEELELLKNEAEKRNLSAGEMLRLSLRNEVYRSDSYERLEALRILSGLKEE is encoded by the coding sequence ATGGCGAAAGTGGACAAACGATTTCAGCTCCTCATGACGGAAGAAGAATTGGAGTTACTCAAAAACGAAGCGGAAAAAAGGAATCTTTCCGCGGGAGAAATGTTGAGACTCTCTTTGAGAAACGAAGTCTACCGATCCGATTCTTATGAAAGACTGGAAGCGCTTCGAATTCTTTCCGGACTCAAAGAAGAATGA
- a CDS encoding tetratricopeptide repeat protein, with protein MILVRHFILILLFFSSFVSISSTSEENRKEWNRAVKEKILKMNTKQEETESIPYLEKFVEKNPSDLTVKLWYARALFYRQDLELPGHSEDIFSRMEKLKKIRENYLHASRIFEEVLEYLAMATPRDPNLGKWHFLWAMCEWYGGREDRAVQIFKKSFKYDFRLNEANYNIAAIYQTMGQLKDADIYFRTYLKNDKEMREEN; from the coding sequence ATGATTTTGGTACGGCACTTCATTTTAATTCTACTTTTCTTTTCGAGTTTTGTTTCGATTTCTTCCACTAGTGAGGAAAATCGAAAAGAATGGAATCGAGCGGTTAAAGAAAAAATTCTCAAGATGAACACAAAACAGGAAGAGACGGAATCGATTCCTTATCTCGAAAAGTTTGTGGAAAAAAATCCGTCCGATCTGACCGTAAAACTTTGGTATGCGAGAGCTCTCTTCTATCGTCAGGATTTGGAATTACCTGGACACTCCGAGGATATTTTTTCGAGAATGGAAAAACTCAAAAAGATTCGGGAAAATTATCTTCATGCTTCACGGATATTCGAAGAGGTTTTGGAATATCTAGCGATGGCGACTCCGCGAGATCCCAATCTCGGAAAATGGCATTTTCTTTGGGCGATGTGCGAGTGGTATGGCGGAAGGGAAGATCGCGCGGTTCAAATTTTTAAGAAGTCTTTCAAGTATGATTTTAGACTCAATGAAGCAAATTACAATATCGCAGCGATTTATCAAACGATGGGTCAACTCAAGGATGCCGATATTTATTTTAGAACGTATCTCAAGAATGATAAGGAAATGAGAGAGGAGAACTGA
- a CDS encoding metalloenzyme: MIFYMFIDGIGFGPNDPKTNPFSRYAKSVFLPLADKPIPEQSTDALKNTVFLKTDASLGIKGLPQSATGQTSLWTGINACKVLQRHLSGFPTFTLKKIISKYSIIRVLEEHGFKADLLNCYSPAFAEHVKKNPRHVSASTLIQMASDKPLKGMDDLRQGKGLYMDITHEYLREFSKDHLDESDELFTIRDPYETGKSIIRNCKADDYTLCIYEFFLTDKIGHKMNWEAAQKYIGELESFITGVLEELDPNEDQLIITSDHGNLEDLSVDVHTINKVPTILYGKYTPIFAEKIGAIVDIPVAIYDILGVQIELREEEFIKTEV; the protein is encoded by the coding sequence ATGATCTTTTATATGTTCATCGATGGAATCGGGTTTGGTCCTAATGATCCGAAAACCAACCCGTTTTCCAGGTATGCAAAATCTGTTTTTTTGCCTTTGGCCGACAAACCGATTCCGGAACAATCGACAGACGCGCTGAAAAATACGGTTTTTCTAAAAACAGACGCTTCTCTAGGCATCAAAGGTCTTCCGCAAAGCGCGACCGGACAAACGTCTTTGTGGACGGGAATCAACGCGTGCAAGGTGCTCCAAAGACATTTGAGCGGATTTCCAACCTTTACTCTGAAAAAAATCATCAGTAAATATTCCATCATTCGCGTTTTGGAGGAGCACGGTTTTAAAGCCGATTTGTTAAACTGCTATTCTCCCGCTTTCGCGGAACACGTAAAAAAAAATCCGCGTCATGTGTCGGCGTCCACGTTGATTCAAATGGCAAGTGACAAACCTCTCAAGGGGATGGACGACCTTCGTCAAGGCAAGGGTCTATATATGGACATCACACACGAGTATTTGAGAGAATTTTCAAAAGATCATTTGGACGAATCGGACGAGCTTTTTACGATCCGAGATCCGTATGAAACCGGAAAGTCCATCATTCGAAATTGTAAGGCCGACGATTATACACTTTGTATCTATGAATTTTTTCTAACCGATAAGATCGGTCATAAAATGAACTGGGAAGCCGCTCAAAAATATATCGGAGAGCTGGAATCCTTTATCACGGGTGTTTTGGAAGAATTGGATCCGAACGAAGACCAACTGATCATCACTTCCGATCACGGAAATCTAGAAGATCTAAGCGTGGACGTTCACACGATCAACAAAGTTCCAACGATCCTTTACGGAAAATACACTCCAATCTTTGCGGAAAAAATCGGTGCGATCGTGGATATTCCGGTCGCGATTTATGATATTCTTGGAGTCCAGATCGAACTCAGAGAAGAGGAATTTATTAAAACCGAAGTTTAG
- a CDS encoding tetratricopeptide repeat protein: protein MNRSIILITGFLFICAGLLTGVYQTTVQDEDSKRKNVLERIKEGEEYLKQSNVKAAEKAVDIFSELSAREIPDEHSFRVKYNMGRALERNQDSLLALGIYRELNQKEGLPRDERSKVAYSMGNLLLQLNRDEEGKGHLEEVLRISADSKLRSNALSAIADYYMKKGNYDLSRKNYVLALQEDPENVKARVRWGKSLRRMGKDWSAYDVYDDYAQAGFYFDPEKEKVSTEFRSGILEKARQLYVRKQYYGAIDTFKKALEMGISPKAEEQAFFYLAESYEAVGKFDSALQYLNRVLANQDGSLDQTALFRKGTIYFKSGKYEKAAGLFQEATDKYPDSPVGRKASAWKKESLDQVEDNLHYKNSDKEKSKEDLETERFD, encoded by the coding sequence ATGAATCGCTCCATCATTTTAATCACTGGGTTCTTATTTATTTGTGCGGGACTTTTGACCGGGGTTTATCAGACGACCGTTCAAGACGAAGATTCAAAACGAAAGAACGTTCTGGAAAGGATCAAAGAAGGCGAAGAATATCTCAAACAATCCAACGTAAAAGCCGCGGAAAAGGCAGTTGATATTTTTTCGGAACTGTCTGCGCGGGAAATTCCCGATGAACATTCCTTTCGTGTAAAATACAATATGGGAAGAGCCTTGGAAAGAAATCAAGACAGCCTTCTCGCATTGGGGATCTACAGAGAACTAAATCAAAAGGAAGGACTACCTAGAGACGAACGATCCAAGGTCGCTTATTCGATGGGAAATCTTCTTTTGCAGCTCAATCGGGATGAAGAAGGAAAAGGTCATCTGGAAGAGGTTCTCAGAATTTCTGCCGATTCTAAATTACGTTCTAACGCGTTATCCGCCATTGCAGACTATTATATGAAAAAAGGGAATTACGATCTTTCCCGAAAAAACTACGTTCTTGCTCTTCAAGAAGATCCTGAAAACGTAAAAGCAAGGGTTCGCTGGGGGAAATCGCTACGCAGAATGGGTAAGGATTGGTCCGCATACGATGTATATGATGACTATGCGCAAGCCGGTTTTTACTTTGATCCTGAAAAAGAAAAAGTAAGTACCGAATTTAGAAGCGGAATTTTGGAAAAGGCGAGACAACTCTACGTTCGCAAACAGTATTACGGAGCGATCGATACGTTCAAAAAGGCTTTGGAAATGGGAATCAGTCCTAAAGCCGAAGAACAAGCTTTCTTTTATCTCGCCGAAAGTTATGAGGCGGTTGGCAAGTTCGATTCCGCTTTGCAATATCTAAACCGAGTTCTCGCAAACCAAGACGGTTCTCTGGATCAAACGGCGCTTTTTAGAAAGGGAACGATTTATTTTAAAAGCGGAAAGTATGAAAAAGCCGCCGGTCTCTTTCAAGAAGCCACCGACAAGTATCCTGATTCTCCAGTGGGAAGAAAAGCAAGCGCTTGGAAAAAAGAATCTTTGGATCAAGTGGAAGACAATCTTCATTACAAAAATTCCGATAAGGAAAAGAGTAAGGAAGACTTGGAGACGGAAAGATTTGACTAA
- a CDS encoding class I SAM-dependent methyltransferase yields the protein MSDLDYYENPEYQNFLISSKRRELTPPEIIFKHFSFKDVTHLVDFGMGLGFFTLELKKQIPKDAWIWGGECQQDLIDEVLHWKNREEISNFTPFFIEKSDHPLLPEWIPSPDIVFASLVLSTFPDPGLAMDGLIRSMKKGGKLIVLDWVKNEYTIGPKINDKISLDKMKFLAELYHLDITKNIRVSEHVYGIEVVAGKEFEYGFYDLKEEEDTTDEFIRS from the coding sequence ATGAGCGATCTGGATTATTATGAAAACCCTGAATATCAGAATTTTCTGATTTCCAGCAAACGTAGAGAGCTGACGCCTCCCGAAATCATTTTTAAACACTTTAGTTTTAAAGACGTTACTCACCTTGTAGACTTCGGTATGGGTCTTGGCTTTTTTACCTTAGAATTAAAAAAACAAATTCCAAAAGATGCATGGATCTGGGGGGGGGAATGTCAGCAGGACCTGATCGACGAAGTTCTTCATTGGAAAAATCGGGAAGAAATTTCTAACTTTACTCCATTCTTTATCGAAAAATCGGACCACCCTTTGCTTCCGGAATGGATTCCTTCACCGGATATAGTATTTGCATCTCTTGTATTGTCCACGTTTCCGGATCCAGGACTTGCAATGGACGGTTTGATTCGCTCTATGAAAAAAGGCGGGAAACTCATTGTATTAGATTGGGTAAAGAATGAATACACGATCGGCCCTAAGATCAATGATAAGATTTCTTTGGATAAAATGAAATTTTTAGCGGAACTGTATCATCTCGATATTACAAAGAATATCCGTGTCTCCGAACACGTCTATGGTATCGAAGTCGTTGCGGGAAAAGAATTTGAATACGGCTTTTATGATCTCAAAGAGGAAGAAGATACAACGGATGAATTTATAAGATCATAA
- a CDS encoding sugar transferase: MKRIFEVVLSAIAIAFFSPILICVSVLVLIIDGYPIFFLQERIGLRKKPFRILKFRTMENGIITGLGFWLRKTGIDELPQIWNILIGDMSIVGPRPLTQDDIDRLGWNRKFYENRWSVLPGITGLAQLYCGMGARVSFCFERSYLNSKNMGLDIQIVLLTFVINVFGKSRVRMILKTKLKSRKKNVSWKKWTDHFRKNETRPLPKIDSETLALSPNEMSSIAYSLAIFQLGESGEGRIAKQIDKTIIFGIDDFYREALKLFVKEEGRHARILGECVRALKGELIESNWTERLFHFGRRLMGVRLKLMVLLAAEVIGICFYKKIAEKIPNGFVKSALLDVVKDEEKHLRFHSEFFKVRVKNIFTKFIFKTLWRAIAFAACITVILDHRKTFQILGISNWKTFQKFQEIARSTEDFILEGLIWKLNRRMT; this comes from the coding sequence ATGAAAAGAATTTTCGAAGTCGTTTTATCTGCAATCGCCATTGCCTTTTTCTCACCCATATTGATTTGTGTGAGTGTTTTAGTCTTAATCATCGACGGTTATCCGATTTTTTTCTTACAAGAAAGAATCGGTTTGAGAAAGAAGCCTTTCCGAATTCTCAAATTTCGTACGATGGAGAACGGGATTATTACCGGTCTCGGGTTTTGGCTTCGCAAAACCGGAATCGACGAACTTCCTCAAATCTGGAATATATTGATCGGAGATATGAGCATCGTAGGACCGAGACCGCTCACTCAAGACGATATTGATAGGCTCGGATGGAATCGGAAATTTTATGAGAATCGCTGGAGCGTTTTGCCGGGAATCACCGGACTTGCACAGCTGTATTGCGGAATGGGGGCCAGAGTTTCGTTTTGTTTTGAAAGATCGTATTTGAATTCGAAAAACATGGGTTTAGATATTCAAATCGTTTTGTTGACGTTTGTGATCAATGTGTTCGGTAAGAGTCGAGTTCGTATGATATTAAAGACGAAACTCAAAAGCAGAAAGAAAAACGTTTCTTGGAAAAAATGGACAGATCATTTTCGGAAGAATGAAACTCGGCCTCTTCCAAAGATCGATTCCGAAACTCTTGCGCTGAGTCCGAATGAGATGAGTTCTATTGCTTATTCTCTCGCAATCTTTCAGTTAGGGGAATCGGGTGAAGGTAGAATCGCAAAACAAATCGATAAAACAATTATCTTCGGAATTGACGATTTTTATAGAGAAGCTTTAAAGCTTTTTGTAAAAGAAGAAGGCAGACATGCGAGAATTTTAGGCGAATGTGTTCGAGCTCTTAAGGGAGAATTGATCGAATCCAACTGGACGGAACGTCTGTTTCACTTTGGAAGACGATTGATGGGTGTTCGTTTAAAACTGATGGTGCTTTTGGCTGCGGAAGTCATCGGAATTTGTTTTTATAAAAAGATCGCCGAAAAAATTCCAAACGGCTTTGTAAAATCCGCCTTACTGGATGTTGTCAAGGATGAGGAAAAACATCTAAGATTTCACAGTGAATTTTTCAAAGTTCGAGTCAAAAATATATTTACTAAATTTATTTTCAAAACTCTCTGGAGAGCTATCGCTTTTGCCGCCTGTATCACTGTGATTTTAGATCATCGAAAAACGTTCCAGATTCTTGGAATTTCAAATTGGAAGACATTCCAAAAATTTCAAGAAATCGCTCGTTCCACAGAGGATTTTATTTTAGAAGGTCTAATTTGGAAACTGAATCGACGTATGACTTAA
- a CDS encoding response regulator — MNQPPIKLLIVEDNEKLRKAFMSGLKESGQFMIVYDCANGEEAIDFSLREEFDVLLTDVRLAGTLNGIETVVTIRKEFPRKPVVIYSIQDSDEYFRSFRKAGILSHYAYVRKSNYLLPHMIVPLIELAYEGKSFIDPEIESRIVEVKDLDENSPMAILEPNEMIVAKMLASGMSNEQIAIRLGFKDKRTISRINGQIYAAWDLNESSSDEKVARTRAALIVRENRFLQWEEDGKAYYRNGSGEWIHWENES; from the coding sequence ATGAATCAGCCTCCTATCAAACTATTGATCGTCGAAGATAATGAAAAACTGAGAAAAGCTTTTATGTCCGGGCTGAAAGAATCCGGCCAATTTATGATCGTTTACGATTGTGCAAACGGAGAAGAAGCGATCGACTTTTCGTTAAGGGAAGAATTCGACGTTTTACTTACCGATGTTCGGTTAGCGGGAACGTTAAACGGCATTGAAACTGTTGTGACAATTCGTAAAGAGTTTCCGAGAAAGCCGGTCGTAATCTATTCGATACAAGATAGCGACGAATACTTCCGCTCCTTTCGTAAAGCCGGAATCTTAAGTCATTACGCTTATGTCCGAAAATCAAATTATCTCCTGCCTCACATGATCGTTCCACTGATCGAGTTAGCTTACGAAGGAAAAAGTTTTATCGATCCGGAAATCGAATCCAGAATCGTAGAAGTCAAAGACTTGGATGAAAATTCTCCAATGGCAATTTTAGAACCGAATGAAATGATCGTCGCAAAAATGTTGGCATCCGGAATGAGCAACGAACAAATCGCAATTCGTTTGGGTTTTAAAGACAAACGAACGATTAGCAGAATCAACGGACAAATCTATGCGGCCTGGGATTTAAACGAATCCAGCTCCGATGAAAAGGTAGCAAGAACAAGAGCGGCATTGATCGTGAGAGAAAATCGATTTCTTCAGTGGGAAGAGGACGGAAAAGCCTATTACAGAAATGGGTCCGGAGAATGGATCCACTGGGAAAACGAGTCTTGA
- a CDS encoding ATP-binding protein: MDPLGKRVLISEPEIFICSLFLFLSSVLLWLGSTTIVNLEKKDRSATFTITILTLASVLFGFFSWIGQSGLLNVSGNPAIYFFPGIFCLILIPFGWYFIVIWFLGFLGKKIYKTILILLIFSQLIAVISLSIWSQKFHFHTSLFYFWNFVPFSFRLSYLIYIFVCILVPVLALYSYRISKNILPEVARIKAVPYLKVISFLLFGVFILVFLLFVGGSLGILKDPVLQSDNNPIPFYGILIGIQCFVGAAILVLGKALISYEIFTGRILPKISLRKEWRNAVLGFSIFSTIYLLSALTGIKKIELFLTASLVYILSRTLLLQKNKNLRIEGNAVLRSILTSDEISVNFSGDFQNIKERFQKPFYTLCSEILETSKAVFINESRIPFITDLSLQYPNGAGDTLQITFNSLHVLFENEEIVYLNEESFDGYVLCIKTQDDQSGVGFLLLGPKIDGGLYAEEEIEIAKATSSWILHSLFVESNSQTLSSLQRKHMEEQRILDYKTRQILHDEILPEIHSSILTLSQERNEQNIAEQVQILTNLHKKVSGFLRELPDTGLEIQRLGLIESLIRLTSSEFDSSWFDWNYDPGLKIRFPITKPETLEILFYACRESIRNAVRYSRDENRKKISVSFEEKNGIRIRIQNRIEKNRTPSLESAGQGLKIHSALLKIFGGFLTLDFLNVDEALVEIYLPDSRINDP, encoded by the coding sequence ATGGATCCACTGGGAAAACGAGTCTTGATTTCTGAACCCGAAATTTTTATCTGCTCTCTGTTTTTGTTTTTATCCTCCGTATTACTTTGGTTAGGTTCTACAACCATTGTAAACCTGGAAAAAAAAGATCGGTCCGCCACGTTTACGATCACCATCTTAACACTGGCCTCCGTGTTATTCGGATTTTTTTCTTGGATCGGCCAATCGGGGCTGTTGAATGTTTCCGGAAACCCTGCGATCTATTTTTTTCCGGGAATTTTTTGTCTGATCTTGATTCCGTTCGGATGGTATTTTATCGTAATTTGGTTTCTCGGATTTTTGGGAAAAAAAATCTACAAAACCATTTTGATACTTTTAATTTTCTCTCAATTGATTGCCGTTATTTCCCTATCGATTTGGAGCCAGAAATTTCACTTCCACACTTCCTTATTCTATTTTTGGAATTTTGTACCGTTCTCCTTTCGTCTGTCTTATCTCATTTATATTTTTGTCTGTATTCTCGTTCCGGTCCTTGCATTGTATTCGTATCGAATTTCAAAAAATATTCTGCCCGAAGTCGCAAGAATCAAAGCGGTTCCTTATTTAAAGGTGATTTCATTTTTACTTTTTGGAGTATTCATCCTCGTATTTCTATTATTCGTCGGCGGAAGTTTGGGAATCTTAAAAGATCCGGTTTTACAATCCGACAACAATCCAATTCCGTTTTACGGAATTCTCATCGGAATTCAGTGTTTTGTAGGAGCGGCGATTTTAGTCTTAGGAAAAGCGCTCATCTCCTATGAAATCTTTACGGGAAGAATCCTACCCAAAATCAGTCTTCGCAAAGAATGGAGAAACGCAGTTCTTGGCTTTTCGATTTTTTCCACAATCTATCTTTTGTCGGCCTTAACAGGGATCAAAAAGATAGAACTTTTTTTAACAGCAAGCTTAGTCTACATTCTTTCAAGAACCTTACTTTTACAAAAGAATAAGAATTTAAGAATCGAAGGAAACGCGGTATTAAGATCGATTCTGACCTCGGATGAAATTTCAGTGAATTTTTCGGGAGATTTTCAAAATATCAAAGAACGATTTCAAAAACCGTTTTATACTCTTTGCTCGGAAATTCTGGAAACCTCAAAGGCAGTGTTTATCAACGAGAGCAGAATTCCATTTATCACCGATCTTTCTTTACAATATCCTAATGGCGCGGGTGACACACTTCAAATTACTTTCAATTCTTTGCATGTTCTTTTCGAAAACGAAGAGATAGTTTATCTAAATGAAGAATCATTCGACGGTTATGTTCTGTGTATAAAAACGCAAGACGATCAGTCCGGAGTCGGCTTTCTTTTGTTGGGTCCAAAAATAGACGGCGGATTATACGCGGAAGAAGAAATCGAAATCGCAAAGGCGACTTCTTCTTGGATTTTACATTCTCTTTTTGTGGAAAGTAATTCGCAAACGTTAAGTTCCTTACAAAGAAAACATATGGAGGAGCAGAGGATCCTAGACTATAAAACCAGACAAATTCTTCACGATGAAATTCTTCCGGAAATTCATTCTTCCATACTCACTCTTTCTCAGGAGAGAAACGAACAAAATATCGCGGAACAGGTTCAAATATTGACAAATCTTCACAAAAAAGTCTCCGGATTTTTGAGAGAGCTGCCGGATACAGGTTTGGAAATTCAGAGACTCGGATTGATCGAGTCTCTGATTCGCCTCACTTCTTCCGAATTCGATTCATCCTGGTTTGACTGGAATTATGACCCAGGACTAAAAATTCGATTTCCGATCACAAAACCGGAAACTCTGGAAATTCTTTTTTATGCGTGTAGGGAATCTATTCGAAACGCCGTAAGATATTCCAGAGATGAAAACAGGAAAAAAATCTCAGTCTCGTTTGAAGAGAAAAATGGGATCCGGATTCGGATTCAAAATCGAATCGAAAAAAATCGAACTCCTTCCTTGGAATCGGCTGGCCAGGGACTTAAAATCCACAGCGCTTTGTTGAAAATTTTCGGAGGATTTCTTACTTTAGACTTTCTGAATGTGGATGAGGCTTTGGTGGAAATCTATCTACCTGACTCGCGTATAAATGATCCGTGA
- the mtaB gene encoding tRNA (N(6)-L-threonylcarbamoyladenosine(37)-C(2))-methylthiotransferase MtaB, whose amino-acid sequence MPFPIAEQTVLFNTLGCRLNFFESDGLFSSLTKHGYRSAEASEHPEVVIINTCTVTNKADSRNRNTIRNAIKKFPGSQIWVTGCYAETDRESIEAIPGIAGVVGNTEKSRLPSLILEKKGLLDKMAINDQTFDRFSYSDVLPNGHTRAYLKIQDGCNRKCSYCKIPQARGLGVSRDYRDVLDQVRFLQDHGVGEIILTGVNLGWYRDSENKKAFNKILEDILRILEYSRIRISSIEPPDVGNELAELMTHPRFTPFLHIPLQSGNAEILKRMKRTYTPETFWKRVEIAKEKIPGLFLGTDVIVGFPGETEEMFQDSVKMVKELGFAKIHAFPFSIRRNTLAETFPDSISKETKKERVHVLNSLSRELHKNYAIGETGKTREAILEQGGTAVTDNYLKVRIPEVELKSLKTGQFLNVELLRYQTEDDKEGSFVGKIMGLKSHSIEL is encoded by the coding sequence ATGCCCTTTCCAATAGCTGAACAAACCGTTCTATTCAACACGCTTGGATGCAGACTCAATTTTTTTGAGTCGGATGGATTATTTTCCTCCCTCACAAAACACGGATATCGTTCTGCGGAAGCCTCGGAACATCCTGAGGTGGTAATCATCAATACCTGTACCGTAACCAATAAAGCCGATTCTCGAAATCGAAATACGATCCGAAACGCGATCAAAAAATTTCCGGGTTCCCAGATCTGGGTCACCGGTTGTTACGCGGAAACGGATCGTGAATCGATCGAAGCGATTCCCGGAATCGCAGGAGTGGTCGGAAATACGGAAAAGTCGAGACTTCCTTCGCTCATTCTGGAAAAAAAAGGCCTACTCGACAAAATGGCGATCAACGATCAGACGTTCGATCGTTTTTCCTATTCCGACGTTTTACCGAACGGACACACTCGGGCATATTTGAAAATTCAAGACGGTTGTAACCGGAAATGTTCTTATTGCAAAATTCCTCAGGCCCGCGGACTCGGAGTCAGCAGAGATTACCGGGATGTTCTCGATCAGGTTCGATTTTTGCAGGATCATGGAGTGGGTGAAATCATTCTCACCGGAGTCAATCTCGGATGGTATCGCGATTCCGAGAACAAAAAGGCGTTCAATAAAATACTCGAAGACATATTAAGAATTTTAGAATATTCTAGAATTCGAATTTCTTCGATCGAACCTCCCGATGTAGGCAACGAGCTCGCAGAATTGATGACTCATCCCCGTTTTACTCCGTTTCTTCACATTCCTCTTCAGAGCGGAAATGCGGAAATTCTCAAAAGAATGAAACGGACTTATACTCCGGAAACGTTTTGGAAACGAGTGGAAATCGCTAAGGAAAAAATTCCCGGCTTATTTTTGGGAACCGACGTGATCGTGGGATTTCCGGGCGAAACCGAGGAAATGTTTCAAGATAGTGTGAAGATGGTTAAAGAACTCGGGTTTGCAAAGATCCACGCTTTTCCATTTTCAATCAGAAGAAACACATTAGCCGAAACATTTCCCGATTCGATCAGCAAAGAAACCAAAAAGGAACGGGTTCATGTTCTCAATTCTCTTTCTAGAGAATTACACAAAAATTATGCGATCGGCGAAACCGGAAAAACCCGCGAGGCTATTTTGGAACAAGGTGGAACCGCAGTTACCGATAATTATCTCAAAGTGAGAATCCCGGAAGTTGAACTGAAAAGTCTAAAAACGGGCCAGTTCTTGAACGTTGAACTTTTGCGGTATCAGACCGAAGACGATAAGGAAGGAAGTTTTGTGGGGAAGATCATGGGGCTTAAGTCCCACTCAATCGAATTGTAA
- a CDS encoding tetratricopeptide repeat protein: MPNRKLQSVLFVLSLCISILSSSVSAQAGEDYSLALKEFENKNYEKSLEIIRVLHEKGGRSYESHYLAGHCHFALGRTKSAGSHWSEALSIKPGDAAVSLDFSKYLLNNGREDDGLEIIARAYELNPRNKDVRLLFGTALLYNGKAKDALSITEKLKAEDSNDYRPLVLEGQIYYYLGSIEKAEVSLKWANSLVPNNANILNNLALVYEKASNQENKKGKLSNAKNYLNSAKEQIESALRLDPENPHFKDNLRRIEAKLNALSNS, encoded by the coding sequence ATGCCAAATCGAAAGTTACAATCCGTTCTATTCGTATTGAGTCTTTGTATTTCCATTTTATCTTCTTCCGTATCCGCTCAAGCCGGAGAGGATTATTCCTTAGCTCTCAAAGAGTTTGAAAATAAGAATTACGAAAAATCTCTCGAGATCATCCGAGTCCTTCATGAAAAGGGAGGAAGATCATACGAATCTCACTATCTCGCTGGGCATTGTCACTTTGCGCTCGGTAGAACTAAGTCTGCGGGAAGTCATTGGTCCGAGGCGCTTTCTATCAAACCGGGAGACGCTGCGGTCAGTCTGGATTTTTCAAAATATCTTTTAAACAACGGGCGAGAGGACGACGGGTTGGAAATCATTGCACGAGCTTATGAACTCAATCCGAGAAACAAGGATGTTCGTCTTCTTTTTGGAACCGCGTTACTTTATAACGGAAAAGCAAAGGACGCGCTTAGCATTACCGAAAAGTTAAAAGCTGAAGATTCCAACGATTATCGGCCGCTTGTATTAGAAGGACAAATTTATTATTATCTCGGAAGTATCGAAAAAGCGGAAGTCAGTTTAAAATGGGCGAACTCCCTCGTTCCGAATAACGCAAACATCCTTAACAACTTGGCTCTGGTTTATGAAAAGGCATCCAATCAGGAAAATAAAAAGGGCAAGCTGAGTAACGCGAAGAATTATCTCAATTCCGCAAAGGAACAGATCGAATCCGCTCTCAGACTGGATCCGGAAAATCCTCATTTTAAAGACAATCTCAGAAGAATCGAAGCAAAACTCAATGCCCTTTCCAATAGCTGA